A stretch of the Leptospira stimsonii genome encodes the following:
- a CDS encoding SGNH/GDSL hydrolase family protein, translating into MNRTQLKIYIFIFQFTFLGCDGGGNKTTDASFYLSLVIDRPSLMLVGDSISAFWPTELLEPFVASKTAFPNRNTLEILRATENMQGHFRACTYNGGANDYLGILSPVSDSSIEKTVSRQKQAIEILKSKCDSLVVLGIWNVEAPWPIVAVRQMNDKMKREIQDEFVLDPSSEITSDMLVDGGHLTYRGYQKLSDLVKEAFRLKGVLIQ; encoded by the coding sequence ATGAATAGAACCCAGCTTAAGATTTATATTTTTATTTTTCAATTCACGTTTCTTGGATGTGACGGTGGGGGCAACAAGACGACTGACGCAAGTTTTTATTTGAGTTTAGTGATCGATCGACCTTCCCTGATGCTCGTTGGAGACAGTATCTCCGCGTTCTGGCCTACGGAACTTTTGGAGCCGTTCGTTGCGTCAAAGACCGCTTTTCCAAATCGAAATACGTTGGAAATCCTTCGAGCAACGGAGAACATGCAAGGTCACTTTCGTGCGTGCACTTACAACGGCGGTGCAAACGACTATTTAGGAATTTTGAGTCCAGTTAGCGATTCTTCAATCGAAAAGACGGTAAGCAGACAAAAACAGGCGATCGAAATTTTAAAGTCCAAATGCGATTCTCTCGTTGTCCTTGGAATTTGGAATGTCGAGGCCCCTTGGCCAATCGTTGCCGTTCGCCAAATGAATGATAAGATGAAGCGTGAAATTCAGGATGAATTCGTTCTGGACCCGAGTTCTGAAATTACATCCGATATGCTCGTAGATGGAGGACACCTAACGTATCGAGGCTATCAAAAACTTTCGGATTTGGTGAAAGAAGCATTTCGTTTGAAAGGAGTTCTGATCCAATGA
- a CDS encoding RNA polymerase sigma factor, protein MSVSLDNVEYLYKSYYNKLKFFFLKSGITTETAEELCQETFIKVYNHREKFDPAKGSENTWVYAIARNELTDYFRKNSKDKNSVEFSSWETLISSYESSAYIQEEQRILLEKLTQSIHSLKEPEKSIVILHCIHGKSIAETSFQTGIAQRTVSRRLVSALTLLKEELRSIGIDKSWLEGVRE, encoded by the coding sequence ATGAGTGTAAGTTTAGACAACGTAGAATACCTTTATAAGAGTTATTATAATAAACTCAAGTTTTTCTTTCTTAAGTCTGGTATAACAACAGAGACGGCGGAAGAACTTTGCCAAGAAACTTTTATAAAGGTTTATAATCATAGAGAAAAGTTTGATCCTGCTAAGGGTTCCGAAAATACATGGGTGTATGCGATCGCAAGAAACGAATTAACCGATTACTTTCGAAAAAATAGTAAGGATAAGAATTCGGTGGAGTTTTCGTCATGGGAAACATTAATTTCTTCGTACGAATCCTCAGCATACATACAGGAAGAACAAAGAATTTTATTGGAGAAATTGACCCAATCGATTCACTCGTTGAAAGAACCGGAAAAATCGATTGTTATTCTTCACTGTATACATGGTAAATCGATCGCTGAAACATCGTTTCAAACAGGAATTGCACAGCGAACGGTAAGTAGGAGATTGGTTTCGGCTTTAACACTTCTTAAGGAAGAGTTAAGATCGATAGGAATTGATAAAAGTTGGTTAGAAGGAGTGCGGGAATGA
- the rsx gene encoding LIMLP_03685 family anti-sigma factor, protein MKEDSMQKLPHFLDPNISKEDLAELLKDPKMQREYFELIRIKTLLGSLDPKNFPISQKKTVIPWKRAGAFLLAAASFLIVFSLFLFYQKREESYKVIGNLKASHGNCEQSPSSDHRIGYQTKENSYCDLLLEGMGTFSIRIFPNTRMIVETSPENLKVSVLEGSILFSSVYKKEGITVEANSPHIRSILLGTSLFVSASQEKERIFLIEGSIQVGALGVTDDSKSTLIKSGTLAETTNWIETSKPEEIQIQVNPISPKEESILLTQFDSMRRIRENQGFTDYQAGDLKSIEIVHESEKWSNRPYVQIKSSNGLVQEGYLIEIGDFYSIQTVDSGLIRMPKTSISEISTLRK, encoded by the coding sequence ATGAAAGAAGATTCAATGCAGAAATTACCCCACTTCCTAGATCCAAACATTTCAAAAGAAGATTTGGCGGAGTTATTAAAAGATCCCAAGATGCAAAGAGAATACTTTGAATTGATCCGTATCAAAACCTTGCTGGGTTCCTTAGATCCGAAAAACTTTCCAATCTCCCAAAAAAAAACCGTGATCCCTTGGAAACGAGCCGGGGCGTTTTTATTGGCCGCGGCATCTTTTCTTATCGTTTTTTCCCTATTCCTATTCTATCAAAAGCGAGAGGAATCTTACAAGGTTATCGGTAACTTAAAAGCTTCTCACGGAAACTGCGAGCAAAGTCCATCTTCCGATCATCGGATAGGCTATCAAACCAAAGAAAATTCGTATTGCGACTTGCTTTTGGAAGGAATGGGAACGTTTTCGATTCGAATTTTTCCGAATACTCGAATGATTGTAGAAACGAGTCCGGAAAATTTAAAGGTCAGTGTCTTAGAAGGTTCGATTCTATTTTCTTCCGTTTATAAAAAAGAAGGAATTACTGTCGAAGCGAACAGTCCCCATATTCGATCGATCCTTTTAGGAACGTCTTTGTTCGTCTCTGCAAGCCAGGAGAAGGAAAGAATTTTCTTAATCGAAGGTTCGATTCAAGTTGGTGCGTTAGGCGTCACCGATGATTCAAAATCTACTTTGATAAAAAGCGGCACTCTCGCAGAGACAACGAACTGGATCGAAACCTCGAAACCCGAAGAAATTCAGATTCAAGTCAATCCAATCTCCCCCAAAGAAGAATCGATTCTGCTTACTCAATTTGATTCTATGAGAAGAATCCGGGAGAATCAAGGTTTTACGGATTATCAAGCGGGAGACCTCAAATCGATCGAAATCGTACATGAAAGCGAGAAATGGTCCAATCGCCCTTACGTTCAAATCAAATCCTCCAACGGACTCGTGCAAGAAGGTTATTTGATCGAAATCGGAGACTTCTATTCGATTCAAACCGTTGATTCCGGATTGATTCGAATGCCGAAAACATCGATCTCTGAAATTTCTACGCTCAGAAAGTAA
- a CDS encoding DUF1272 domain-containing protein — MLELRPICENCEKPLPPESTEAVICSFECTFCVSCYEKFLSGICPNCGGNFVPRPIRPKNNWKGDNYLGKYPASTKLKFRPINPEEHSEFAKKMSQIPPTER, encoded by the coding sequence ATGTTAGAATTGAGACCGATTTGCGAAAACTGCGAAAAGCCGCTTCCGCCCGAATCGACTGAAGCGGTCATTTGTTCTTTCGAATGTACTTTTTGTGTTTCTTGTTATGAGAAATTTCTTTCCGGTATTTGCCCGAATTGCGGTGGAAATTTCGTTCCTCGACCAATCCGGCCAAAGAACAATTGGAAAGGGGATAACTATCTGGGAAAGTATCCGGCTAGTACAAAACTGAAATTTAGGCCGATCAATCCGGAGGAGCACTCCGAGTTTGCCAAAAAAATGTCTCAAATACCACCGACTGAAAGGTAA